Proteins from a genomic interval of Acidobacteriota bacterium:
- a CDS encoding alanine dehydrogenase, whose protein sequence is MNIGILRESERREKRIPLTPSSIQSLIEDGHTVFFQAGAGEGAGYHDEEFSKVGAHKVYSEDEAIVRSDIILKISSLSENQVKRLRENQVIFAFHHMAVAKRSLVEELLNKKVIAIGYEIIQDDRGTLPCLVLMSEIAGAMVPIIAGHYLQSDRGGKGLLLGGITSVPPATVMIIGCGVVGKSAARACLDLGAHVIVLDKDLNKLKQLEESTSKTVITALANPYNISKYIQYADVLIGSILIPGERAPKVVTKEMIKSMKPGAVIIDISIDQGGCIESSRPTTIEDPIYTYDEKIHYCVPNIPSVVSRTASIGLSNVLCPYVEAIADMNIDEALRKEKCLARGVYLYKGKCVREGICELFDLEYTELF, encoded by the coding sequence ATGAATATAGGTATTTTAAGAGAGTCGGAGAGAAGGGAAAAAAGAATTCCATTAACTCCCTCTTCCATTCAATCCTTAATTGAAGACGGCCACACAGTATTTTTTCAAGCAGGAGCTGGGGAAGGAGCTGGATATCATGATGAGGAGTTTTCAAAAGTAGGAGCCCATAAGGTATACAGTGAAGATGAGGCAATAGTAAGGTCAGATATAATATTAAAAATTTCCTCCCTTAGTGAAAATCAGGTAAAAAGACTCAGAGAGAATCAGGTAATTTTTGCTTTTCATCACATGGCTGTTGCAAAGAGGAGTTTAGTAGAAGAATTGTTAAATAAGAAAGTTATCGCAATTGGATATGAGATAATTCAGGATGATAGAGGAACGCTTCCCTGCCTTGTTTTGATGTCAGAAATTGCAGGAGCGATGGTTCCCATCATTGCAGGGCATTACCTTCAGAGTGACAGGGGAGGAAAAGGACTTCTTTTAGGAGGTATAACTTCTGTTCCTCCTGCAACAGTAATGATTATTGGTTGTGGAGTTGTGGGGAAAAGTGCTGCAAGGGCTTGTCTTGATTTAGGTGCTCATGTTATAGTTTTGGACAAGGATTTAAATAAGCTAAAGCAATTAGAGGAGTCAACATCAAAAACTGTGATTACTGCTCTTGCAAATCCCTACAACATTTCAAAATACATTCAGTACGCTGATGTTTTGATCGGGTCAATTTTAATTCCTGGAGAGAGAGCTCCTAAAGTTGTCACTAAAGAGATGATAAAGAGTATGAAGCCCGGAGCTGTAATAATTGATATCTCGATAGACCAGGGAGGATGTATTGAATCTTCAAGACCTACCACGATAGAAGACCCGATTTATACTTACGATGAAAAGATTCATTATTGTGTTCCAAACATTCCATCAGTTGTGAGCAGAACAGCTTCTATTGGGCTTTCCAATGTGCTTTGTCCTTATGTGGAAGCCATTGCTGATATGAATATCGATGAAGCTTTGAGAAAAGAAAAGTGCTTAGCAAGGGGTGTTTATCTTTATAAGGGAAAGTGTGTGAGAGAAGGAATCTGTGAGCTTTTTGATCTTGAATATACAGAGCTGTTTTAA
- a CDS encoding FAD-dependent protein translates to MGHYLILMKIGIVGAGPAGLFAAYELSEKVDVTIIDKGPDAEERIKSSSNILFGVGGAGLFSDGKLNFSPEIGNNLTDLINLKEIENLVKKVEEIFSFYDIKAKEMDEEKVKALETQAAHSGMKYLPVRQAHVGSDHLPYFIKEISKDLKKRGVEFLCNSEVNDLNQGEIFIDKDKYKFDKILLAPGRSGARWLEGIVKGKNMNYIYNPIDIGVRVEVPAIIMEEICGVNWDPKVHIRTPAYDDFVRTFCVSPYGYVVKEVFDNFCLVNGHSRKDFRSSNTNFAFLIKVKLTEPLENTNLYGESIALQATTIGGHKPILQRLGDLRVGRRSTWGRLEKSYVLPTLKDVTPGDIAMAMPYRFVKDILEGLEILDRLIPGVADNSTLIYATEIKFHGLRVITDKNLQTSLSGIYVAGDGAGLSRGIVGSAASGILAAQGILKN, encoded by the coding sequence TTGGGTCATTATTTAATACTCATGAAAATAGGAATAGTGGGAGCAGGTCCAGCTGGACTCTTTGCTGCATATGAGCTATCAGAAAAAGTAGATGTAACTATAATCGATAAAGGTCCGGATGCAGAAGAGAGAATCAAAAGCTCTTCTAACATTCTTTTTGGAGTTGGTGGAGCAGGGCTTTTTTCTGACGGTAAACTTAATTTTTCTCCAGAGATAGGAAATAATTTAACTGATTTAATTAATCTTAAAGAAATTGAAAACCTTGTCAAGAAAGTTGAAGAAATCTTCTCCTTTTACGACATCAAAGCAAAAGAAATGGATGAAGAAAAGGTTAAAGCTTTAGAGACTCAAGCAGCTCATTCAGGAATGAAGTATCTTCCTGTAAGACAGGCTCATGTTGGTTCAGACCATCTTCCTTATTTTATCAAGGAAATATCTAAAGATTTAAAGAAAAGGGGCGTTGAATTTCTGTGCAATTCAGAGGTCAACGACCTTAACCAGGGAGAAATATTTATAGATAAAGATAAATATAAATTTGACAAGATATTGCTTGCACCTGGAAGAAGTGGAGCCAGGTGGCTCGAAGGAATTGTAAAGGGAAAAAACATGAATTATATTTACAATCCCATTGATATAGGAGTTCGGGTTGAGGTTCCTGCGATAATAATGGAAGAAATATGTGGAGTAAACTGGGATCCTAAAGTTCATATAAGAACTCCAGCCTATGATGATTTTGTAAGAACCTTCTGTGTTTCTCCCTATGGATATGTGGTGAAAGAAGTTTTTGATAATTTCTGTCTGGTAAATGGTCATTCGAGGAAGGATTTCAGAAGCTCCAATACAAATTTTGCTTTTTTGATTAAAGTTAAACTGACCGAGCCCCTTGAAAACACAAACCTTTACGGTGAAAGTATTGCACTCCAGGCTACAACCATTGGAGGCCATAAGCCAATACTCCAGAGGCTTGGTGATTTAAGAGTTGGAAGGAGAAGCACATGGGGAAGGCTGGAGAAAAGTTATGTACTTCCAACTTTAAAGGATGTTACACCTGGTGATATTGCAATGGCAATGCCCTATCGTTTTGTAAAGGACATCCTTGAAGGTCTTGAGATTTTAGATAGGTTGATTCCCGGAGTGGCTGATAATAGCACCCTTATTTATGCTACTGAAATTAAGTTTCATGGGTTGAGAGTAATTACTGATAAAAATTTGCAGACTTCCCTTTCAGGCATTTATGTGGCTGGAGATGGAGCAGGTTTAAGCAGGGGAATTGTTGGATCAGCTGCCTCAGGAATACTTGCAGCCCAAGGAATACTCAAAAATTAA
- a CDS encoding efflux RND transporter permease subunit, with amino-acid sequence MKFFVEHPVTTSMFFLAVIVLGIYSTINIPVELAPKEDYPRITIETLYPGAPPENVQTSITSPLEEISSTVRGVRKITSTSSIGRSQIVLEFNEKTNMDFASVELGEKIASFIENIPAGAYSPRIIPYIPKEFEIKPFLSFTISGDYTLHELRQIAEERIKIPIRSIKGVSDVLIRGGSQPEIKIIVEKEKLDFYNMYPQEIISNLIQNNKIFPAGKIKKEDKEYVFKVSQSIREIKDLKNTVVKYFQGIPIRLGNIAKVEQSFEDVQSIRRINGEPTVEIEILKEPGESTLRVAKRVKEKLIEIQKQVPKDLTFRFVEDESKEIKKRLQNLYFLIALIISIIFILLYIFIGRILPSILILSSIIFSVFLTMNLIYFFKIPLNLLTLSGLALGFGMFVDNSVVVFESIYRKREEGLATKESALLGSKVVLKAVLAATLTTIAVFFAFPYFQGRLRIYYLPLAFVISFSLISSFFIAFSLIPSLSLKFSIKKIDKKGWKITQFYEKFVKFSLKRSLIFILLIAAIFYLTFKWFRKEVSFGTFFQWYIKDTLNVHVTMPPGTPIEKTDEVIKQFENKVLEKQYRKEVNTYVFPERAFIRITFPSQVERSFIPYVLKEELINLATNFAGIGISVYGFDPQSYYSGLYGGSYLPFRIKFYGYNFKKLKDITSQVEKTLLKSPRIKETKIVSSRWYWSGLDYYEVAFKINRDNLNKYKISPSELSQFISSAIPGRTGSRRSLKLDGKEILFSVKIKEAEDMDIEKLKNIVLRTTKGELLRLNEIADLEEIPIEGDIEREDQRFQQIVMWDYRGPYKAGERYQKAIFNNLTLPSGFSATLEELWRITLEEEKKIEFAIIISLLLIFMILASLFESIVQPFVVLLSVPLALIGVFIAFIVADFPFDSSAYIGLILMGGIVVNNAILMVDSINHKRTNGFDFVEAIVKGASERIRPIFIATTTTILGMLPFVIVVFQVEQKRNIWSTLALSITGGLISSTVFILLFIPIFYYLSEKIKISALKKLRYL; translated from the coding sequence ATGAAATTTTTTGTTGAGCATCCAGTTACAACTTCGATGTTTTTTCTTGCAGTTATTGTTCTTGGCATATATTCAACGATAAACATTCCCGTGGAATTAGCTCCTAAGGAGGATTATCCCAGAATTACAATTGAAACTCTCTACCCAGGAGCACCTCCTGAAAATGTCCAGACCTCCATCACGTCTCCCCTTGAAGAAATATCTTCCACTGTGAGAGGAGTAAGGAAAATTACCAGCACTTCCTCCATCGGAAGGTCCCAGATTGTCCTTGAATTCAATGAAAAAACCAACATGGATTTTGCTTCTGTGGAGTTAGGAGAAAAGATTGCTTCCTTCATCGAAAATATTCCAGCAGGAGCATATTCACCAAGAATCATTCCTTATATTCCAAAAGAGTTTGAAATAAAGCCTTTTTTATCTTTCACCATTTCAGGAGATTACACTCTTCATGAGCTAAGACAGATTGCTGAGGAAAGAATAAAAATTCCTATTCGCTCCATCAAAGGAGTCTCAGACGTTTTAATTAGAGGAGGCTCCCAACCTGAAATCAAAATTATAGTGGAGAAAGAAAAACTTGATTTTTATAACATGTATCCCCAGGAGATTATTTCCAACTTGATTCAGAACAACAAAATATTTCCTGCAGGAAAAATAAAAAAAGAGGATAAAGAATATGTTTTCAAGGTATCCCAGTCAATTCGAGAAATTAAAGATTTAAAGAACACTGTTGTTAAATATTTCCAGGGCATTCCTATAAGATTAGGAAACATTGCAAAAGTTGAACAGAGTTTTGAAGATGTTCAATCTATAAGAAGAATAAATGGAGAGCCAACAGTAGAGATTGAGATATTAAAGGAGCCAGGCGAGAGCACTTTAAGAGTTGCAAAAAGAGTAAAAGAAAAACTCATCGAGATTCAGAAACAAGTACCTAAGGACTTGACATTTCGTTTTGTGGAAGATGAGAGCAAAGAAATAAAGAAAAGGCTTCAAAATCTTTATTTTTTAATTGCACTTATTATTTCAATAATATTTATATTGCTTTACATATTCATCGGAAGAATTTTGCCATCAATTTTAATTTTATCCTCGATAATCTTTTCAGTTTTTCTTACTATGAATCTTATATATTTCTTTAAAATTCCATTAAATCTCCTGACTTTATCAGGGCTTGCCCTTGGATTTGGCATGTTTGTGGATAATTCTGTTGTTGTCTTTGAGAGTATTTACAGGAAAAGGGAAGAGGGCCTGGCGACTAAGGAATCTGCATTACTCGGAAGTAAGGTGGTACTTAAAGCAGTCCTTGCAGCAACCCTTACAACAATCGCAGTATTTTTTGCATTTCCATATTTTCAGGGAAGGCTTAGAATTTATTATCTTCCCCTTGCATTTGTTATCTCATTTTCATTGATTTCATCTTTTTTCATCGCTTTTTCTCTGATTCCATCTCTAAGTTTAAAATTCTCAATTAAAAAAATAGATAAAAAAGGATGGAAAATCACTCAATTTTATGAAAAATTTGTTAAATTCTCCCTGAAAAGATCTTTAATTTTTATCCTGTTAATTGCTGCAATTTTTTATTTAACTTTTAAATGGTTCAGGAAAGAAGTATCGTTTGGAACTTTTTTTCAGTGGTACATAAAAGATACTCTTAATGTCCATGTTACAATGCCTCCAGGAACTCCGATTGAAAAAACTGATGAAGTGATAAAACAATTTGAGAATAAGGTATTGGAGAAACAATACAGAAAAGAAGTGAATACATATGTATTTCCAGAAAGAGCGTTTATCAGGATTACCTTCCCTTCCCAGGTAGAGCGTTCATTTATTCCATATGTTCTTAAAGAAGAACTAATCAATCTTGCAACGAATTTCGCTGGAATAGGGATCTCAGTTTATGGTTTTGACCCCCAGAGCTATTACAGTGGACTTTATGGAGGCTCTTATCTTCCTTTTAGAATAAAGTTTTATGGATATAATTTCAAAAAATTGAAGGATATCACCTCCCAGGTGGAAAAGACATTACTCAAGAGCCCTCGAATTAAAGAGACAAAAATTGTCTCCTCGAGATGGTACTGGTCAGGCCTTGATTACTATGAAGTGGCTTTTAAGATAAACAGAGATAATTTAAATAAATATAAAATTTCTCCATCCGAGCTATCGCAGTTCATATCTTCAGCAATCCCAGGGAGAACTGGCAGCAGGAGATCTTTAAAATTGGATGGGAAGGAGATTCTTTTTTCAGTGAAGATAAAAGAAGCTGAGGATATGGACATCGAAAAATTGAAAAATATTGTGCTAAGAACAACCAAAGGAGAACTTTTAAGGCTGAATGAGATAGCGGATTTAGAGGAGATTCCGATTGAAGGAGATATAGAGAGAGAAGATCAGAGATTTCAACAAATAGTCATGTGGGACTATCGAGGCCCTTATAAAGCTGGAGAAAGATATCAGAAAGCAATCTTTAACAATTTAACTCTTCCATCTGGATTTTCTGCCACATTGGAGGAGCTTTGGAGAATTACCCTTGAGGAGGAGAAAAAGATAGAATTTGCAATAATAATTTCGCTGTTGCTTATATTTATGATTCTTGCATCTCTTTTTGAATCAATAGTCCAGCCATTTGTAGTGCTTTTATCCGTTCCCCTTGCATTGATTGGAGTGTTTATAGCTTTTATAGTAGCAGATTTTCCATTTGATTCATCAGCTTATATAGGCTTGATACTCATGGGAGGAATAGTTGTCAATAATGCTATATTGATGGTTGATAGTATAAATCATAAAAGGACCAATGGCTTTGATTTTGTTGAAGCAATTGTTAAAGGTGCATCAGAAAGAATAAGGCCCATTTTCATTGCCACAACAACTACAATTCTGGGAATGCTTCCTTTTGTGATTGTTGTCTTTCAGGTTGAACAGAAGAGAAACATCTGGTCCACTCTGGCCTTGTCCATTACAGGAGGCCTTATTTCCTCAACAGTATTTATCCTTCTTTTCATCCCAATTTTCTACTACTTATCTGAAAAAATAAAAATTTCAGCATTAAAAAAGCTCAGATACCTGTAA
- a CDS encoding GYD domain-containing protein — MATYIILSKISPEAFRDPKDFKKLAADVSSKIKSECPGVVWKDSYATTGRFDIVDIVESDDPKQVMRAAMIIRAYGHSTTETLSATPWKEFLEIL, encoded by the coding sequence ATGGCAACCTATATTATTCTGAGTAAAATTTCTCCTGAAGCATTCAGAGATCCCAAAGATTTTAAGAAATTAGCAGCTGATGTATCTTCAAAAATTAAGAGTGAATGCCCTGGAGTTGTCTGGAAGGATAGCTACGCAACCACAGGACGGTTCGATATAGTTGATATTGTAGAATCTGATGATCCAAAGCAAGTAATGAGAGCAGCCATGATTATTCGAGCCTATGGACATTCCACTACTGAGACATTATCTGCAACCCCATGGAAAGAATTCCTCGAAATACTTTAG
- a CDS encoding HEPN domain-containing protein, with product MTNIEEVRRRIKEAEECLRRAERNIALKDHVVVVQNSQLTIELCAKSIISYFEEPIWSHNPSDQLLKVIKRLKTKTTGKADLFYKEINELAKYVKEAAPWHAWSTYSRETEKGWQSTSELCTEIIAKELLFKANKSYEITKKVISLFGIKD from the coding sequence ATGACCAATATAGAAGAAGTAAGAAGGAGGATTAAGGAAGCGGAGGAATGCCTTAGAAGAGCTGAGAGGAATATTGCTCTTAAAGACCATGTTGTAGTTGTTCAAAATTCTCAGCTAACAATCGAACTTTGTGCTAAGTCTATTATTTCGTATTTCGAAGAACCCATCTGGAGTCACAATCCCAGTGATCAGCTTTTAAAGGTTATTAAAAGACTAAAGACAAAAACAACGGGAAAAGCGGATTTATTTTATAAAGAAATTAATGAGCTCGCTAAATATGTAAAAGAGGCAGCACCATGGCACGCCTGGTCTACTTACAGTAGAGAAACTGAAAAAGGCTGGCAATCCACTTCAGAATTATGTACAGAAATCATCGCTAAAGAACTCCTATTCAAAGCTAATAAATCTTATGAGATAACAAAAAAGGTTATTAGTTTATTTGGAATAAAGGATTAA
- a CDS encoding nucleotidyltransferase domain-containing protein, with product MKEIKNLLNEIKLKILSLGKTLEKAEAIGVFGSLARGKNFTNRSDIDIFVIVKEKKSDTDQYWYNEIFEVLKGFGRDVTVMVYSLKSLREISNWYVLRLVSEGIIIFDKGNVKELFKEIIQTALDAGLVEEKRGNYKVWTIPFLKPGTSIEIKLK from the coding sequence ATGAAAGAAATCAAAAATTTATTAAATGAAATTAAACTAAAGATTCTTTCTTTGGGTAAAACTCTTGAAAAAGCTGAGGCTATTGGAGTCTTTGGCTCTTTAGCGAGAGGAAAGAATTTTACCAATAGAAGCGATATCGATATTTTTGTGATAGTGAAAGAAAAAAAATCAGATACAGATCAATACTGGTATAATGAAATTTTTGAGGTTTTAAAGGGTTTTGGAAGAGATGTTACAGTTATGGTGTATTCTTTGAAAAGCCTGAGGGAGATTTCCAATTGGTATGTATTAAGACTTGTTTCAGAGGGTATTATTATTTTTGATAAGGGCAATGTTAAAGAGCTTTTTAAAGAGATTATTCAAACTGCTCTGGATGCAGGTTTGGTTGAAGAGAAAAGAGGAAATTATAAGGTGTGGACAATTCCATTTCTTAAACCTGGGACTTCCATAGAAATAAAGCTCAAATGA
- a CDS encoding 6-bladed beta-propeller, with the protein MKDKVKKIILLTLVLGIASMSSSLGKEKWKGKVFKEGEITIIENEGDGLWGKKIEEKIKFEETLSLGVEEGEDYLMFGREVSIDVDPSQNIYLLDHQNHRVLKFDKNGKFLWQAGRKGQGPGEFQYSMGIKITQEGNLAVLDGGRLIHYFNPDGKFVNTMRLDKSFHEIEFLRHGTMFVNIFVRGQPGITAEYYSKDGKFLKKFPDEYYYGPKIPPGVGFSMGGAFKLSKDKIYLSLPEKYEIREYDLNGKTLRKIIRNVSLKSPEFRIFAEGRRITMRPKDISGPCFPFKDGMIINSVSFVRGNEKKPF; encoded by the coding sequence ATGAAAGATAAAGTCAAGAAAATTATTTTATTGACACTGGTTCTTGGAATTGCATCAATGAGTTCTTCTTTAGGTAAAGAAAAATGGAAGGGAAAGGTCTTTAAAGAGGGAGAAATTACAATCATAGAAAATGAAGGGGATGGATTATGGGGAAAGAAGATTGAAGAAAAAATAAAATTCGAAGAAACATTATCTCTTGGAGTGGAAGAAGGAGAAGATTATTTAATGTTTGGACGTGAGGTTTCAATTGATGTCGATCCTTCACAAAATATATATCTGTTAGACCATCAGAATCACAGAGTTTTGAAGTTTGATAAGAATGGAAAATTCCTCTGGCAGGCTGGAAGAAAAGGTCAGGGGCCAGGAGAATTTCAATACTCTATGGGGATAAAAATTACACAAGAGGGTAATTTGGCAGTTTTAGATGGTGGACGTTTGATTCATTATTTCAATCCAGATGGAAAGTTTGTAAATACAATGAGGTTGGATAAATCTTTCCATGAAATCGAATTCCTAAGACATGGAACAATGTTTGTGAATATATTTGTTAGGGGTCAGCCTGGTATTACTGCTGAATATTATTCAAAGGATGGGAAATTTTTGAAAAAATTTCCTGATGAATACTACTATGGGCCAAAAATACCACCAGGAGTTGGGTTCTCTATGGGAGGAGCATTTAAGCTTTCTAAAGATAAAATTTATCTCAGTCTTCCTGAAAAATATGAGATTAGAGAATATGATTTAAATGGAAAGACTTTAAGAAAGATTATAAGGAATGTTAGTCTTAAATCTCCTGAATTTAGAATATTTGCTGAGGGAAGAAGAATAACTATGCGACCTAAGGATATTTCAGGACCATGTTTTCCGTTTAAAGATGGAATGATAATAAATTCTGTCAGTTTTGTTAGGGGAAACGAAAAGAAGCCTTTTTAG